atatatacactcactgggCACTTTATAAGGTaaacctgttcaattgcttggtaacacaaattgctattcagccaatcacatggcagcaaatCAAtgaatttaggcatctagatgtggtgaagacgatttgctgaagttcaaaccgagtgtcaaaatggggaagaaaggggaattaagtgactttgaatgtggaatggttgttggtgccagacgaggGTCTGACTGATCAACAACTGCTgatttactgggattttcatgcataACCATCTCTAGGCTTTACaaagaatggtccgaaaaagagaaaatatacagtgagcggcagttgtgtggacgaaaatgcccagttaatgtcagaggtcagaggagaatgggcagactggttagagatgatagaaaggcaacagtaactcaaataaccactcattacaaccaaggtatgcagaataccatctctgaacacacaccaTGTCGAACCCttaagcagatgggctacagcagcagaagaccacactgagtgctgctcctgtcagcaaAGAACAGGAGTCTACAATttacacaggctcaccaaaactggacaatagaagattggaaaaatgttgcctggactgatgagtctcgatttctgctgtgacattcagatggtagggtcagaatttggcataaagaacatgaaagcatggattcaTCCTgtcttgtctcaatggttcaagCTGCTGGTGGTGATGTAAtggtgggggatattttcttagCACACTTTGGAcaccttagtaccaattgagcatcgttaAAACGCCACAgactacctgagtattgttgctgaccatgtccatccctttatgactaatgtgtacccatcttctgatggctacttccagaaggataatgcaccatgtcacaaagctcaaatcatcttagACTGGCTTCtttaacatgacaatgagttcactttactcaaatgaccTCCACAGTCACTATATCttaatccaatagagcagctttgggatgtggtggaacaggagatttgcatcatggaatTCGCATCATGCTATGATGTCAATATGGACCCAAATCTctaaggaatgtttccaacaccttgttgaatctatgccatgaagaattaaggcagttctgaaggcaaaagggggtccaacctggtactagcaaggtgtacctaatcgatttggccagtgagtgtatgtatatttattattagtctcggttttttgttttaaatttggttaaagtttaagtgattttgttgtgtttatcatgttattttaattgtaagtttttttttaataagttttaatCGTTTTAGTTCATCAAGTTCAGTTAAATGACATCtggaaaatgtgttatttttgttttactatttctagttattttagtacttaagttAAATTAACTGAAAATTAGAAAATTTGCTTTGGCAACTGCTGAAAtaaaaacgtttattttatttaaagtaacaaatgtgtgtgtgtgtgtgtgtgtgtgtgtgtgtgtgtgtgtgtgtgtgtgtgtgtgtgtgtgtgtgtgtgtgtgtgtggttttagtTTAAGTTAGAAAATAGAGTTAgttaggtaatagagttttagttttagtgagATAACCCTGCAATGCACAATGCACTGCCTTTCATtacttttagtgcttttctatttCAATGATTCAAACATTTGAGCAAATAAATGAGGCTTCTGTGAACTCATAAACAACAGCACTGTTTTGCAAATGACTTTAAGTGAAATAGATCTAACCTCTTGAACAGACCAGTTTCTCAGCCTGATTTCCCATAAAAGACAATATACTGAACAAATTTGCAAAGAAACTTTCAGCTGAGCCTGGTTCAAGAAACCCATTAACCTGATAATCCCTGAGCTAAACAGGCCTTTTAATTAACAACCACTTTAATGATGACTGCAAGACCAGCCTGTGGTGTCTGCTTTATCTCTGCTCATCCAGAGGATGCTCTAGCAACGCTCTGCAGTTTTTGGACAGACTTGTCATGCGCTCATGGGCCCCTAAGGACCAGTTTTGCACTGTGCTTGTCACACCTAAACTTCAGCCAAATTTATCTTTTACCCTTCAAACCTGCAGACACActttaaatttaacacattacATGTAAATCACTGCTACTTTTATTACCTGTTCAAATCAATGTGTAAATACAAGCTGatctacaaaatatttaaatttatgcacAGATTACATTACACATTCAGGTTAATTTGTGCCATTTCCCAATTTACCAGGATTCCCCCCAATATAACACGGTATATAAGATAAAGTGTAAAGCTAGATGAGAACTGCAACTATGCACTGCATGTGCGACTATACCTAATGACCTACAACTAACTACCAGCTAATATAAAAGAATGAGGCGTTAGTATAAGATTAATGCAGGCAATTATTATAAACCTTTTACTCGTGCTTGCGAATCGCTTTGGCGCTGTGCCTGGATCTAAAGcaccatttaataataatttccaaAAGCCGTGCAGCTGTGGcaacaaattatattaataaagcaTGAATAATTGAATGCAGCACACGCCGTAAACACTAATATTACTCTCGCGACCCCATCACGTGCCAAATGCATTGAAAACGCACAAAGAAAGCATCAcctgtttaacacacacacagtagattTTCGGGGATGCAAAGCCTCGTTGCATGTGGCAGGCAGGAAGAAAGCCCACGGTTGCGCACACCTACCGTTCCGTACAGCCTTCCTCTGTTATTCATTGCGACAAACATCTTGCTTTTCACACCGTACAGGCTAACCACTCCTCTGGCCACAGTGGAGATCTCTGTGAGACCTGCTCAAACAGAACAAGAATGTTACACACAGTGAAGCGACTCCGCGGGACTCAGAACAAGAAGGCATGCGGTGGGTGGAACCTCTGCAGGTGCCAGTTGTGGATGCGCAAACGGCCTCTCTCGCGCCACTAGGTTACTACATTATTGCCGAAAGACGAACATCCCTTACACTTGGAGAGTCGTGCATGCTCTAAGCGCTTCTGGGCCGCTCAAGGAGCCGGTGTAAAAATAAGCTGGCATCTATATCCGTCTCAGCATTCATGTCGTGTTTTAGCCCAGCGCAGATATTTAGCACTAAGGGatactgtgtatgtgtatgtctctctctctctctctctctgtgtgtgtgtgtgtgtgtgtgtgtgtgtgttttaatagatTTGTCTTTGCCTCCAAAGACGAGTGTCGCTTCTAAAGAATAAAGAGCTCTGCGCAATTAAGTACTGCATTATTCCGTGAACTCACTGTACTGGTTCTCATTATGTACACCGTTTATCTTGCCGTCTGGGAGGACCTGAAGATGAAACCCGATGCCTACATTGCAGTACAGCCTCCGCACTCTTTTGATGCCCAGCAAATAGTCATTCTCCCAGTTCGCCTCTGGTCTCTCTCCAGAGATCCCCAGCACGGAGCGGGAGAAGAGGCTCTCCCATCGCTTCTCCAGTAAAGTTGTCCTATTAGTCCTACTCGGAAGCGGACTGGAGGACACAATCCCAAATAGGAGCAATCCCAAGAGCAGAACGGCAGTCCTTGGCCAGTGTTGCGCGTTGGCCTCGCAGGACATACTGATGAGGAGCCTTTGCGCAATGGCCATCGGGTTTACCTTCGGGACACGTGGTCAAAATTAATGACACTAAAAATACCACTCTTCTAGTTTTTCTTCCCTCGGCATGGTGCTGCAGGCTTAATTTAGCGAGGCAGGTCAGAACTTCGGGCATGCGACGGTGGCCCGAGATGAGAGCGGCGGAAGAACGGGAAGAGAGCGCGGAGACACGACTTGAGGTGGAGAAGGTGGTGATGACCATGTTTTGCAGTTCCGAAGCTTTGGGTCGTGGAGAATGCCACTCACCAAAATCCCTATCTCACCTCAGAAGCCACTCTCATCCTTACATGAATGACATCATATATCAGGGGATGGGGGAggatagagagagatagagaaagagagagagagagagagagagaaagttggAGCGGCGGACTGATGATGATGGGACGCTGCTGTCACTCCACGTGCGCAATGGGGGTCGCATGCTGAGCCTTATTGGACAGCTTGCGCGCGATCATGGGATGCGATGGGCACTCTAGCAGCGCCCAAATCGGGACGGTGGTCATATGTCTGACAGCCCTGCTTCCTTATTTAGAAGGATGGTGTAAATACAGTCCACTTGTCACCGGAGAGCAATGGCACCCCTGTCTGTCACATCCCAGGCAGTTTGTGCGGGAAAGTTTACACAACGACCCGATTCCACAATACTGCGCTCCCACGATGCGTGCCGGTCGTTACGTTCTGCGTCTCGTGCATCGCGCAGACTGAGCTATTTTTCTTCCGGGAGGCTGCCTGCCTCTCTGGATCTCGCGGCGGCGATGCTGAGCAAAATGCACCTTCAAGAATGCTCGGACCGCGCGCAATGTCCAGACGTCAGCAGATGCTACGCGTCGTTACGCGGATCTCCAGGTGCGCGGAGAGTACAGTGAAGCCGGATTGTAGTGACGCTTGGGGAGGCGCTGTTGCGGGCAGCGTGTTAAAGCGCCTATCACGTTATTTTAGCAGTTGCCTGGCTCCCCTGGAATATGGAgcaaaaatcaaatttttaacTCATTTCAGGACTGATGTATGCCACCCACAAAACATTTCATTCTTGCTTAACATATAAcaggaaaaatacaataaaaaatactataccATCTTATACTTATGATAATTGTACTTACTttccaattaaataaaaataaaataaaataaaaataaataaacttaattcacaatttttttcccAATTCTTTTGTtataattaaaatagaatattttttttacattttaattgaaaaaaaaagtaatactgtatatactgtactgtactatatgatatactttatatactggatgatatattatatcataggcaaatatatatatatagcctatatatatatatatatatatatatatatatatatatatatatatatatatatatatatataaagcagttTGTCATTAAGGCAatgattttaaaatcacattatggagaaaaaaaataattaactctATAAAGCACAATGCAATGCAGTGCAAAATTCAACATACCGTTAAAACTGTTTTAGAGTGCAATCATATAATGgggcaatataaataaaaaactagaCCTTATTGAACACTTCACTTAACATTAACAATTGACAGCTGTCATTCAGGTTTACTAAAGAACTGCAGCATGTAGCAATAAAATTAAAAGTCATGACTTGGAACATTTGTAGCTGAGTAGTCATCAGCTGTCTttaaaatactgctaaacagcgacAGTCTAATTAGCAAACACATCTCAAATGAGCACCAACACAAGCAGCATTATGACATCATGCAAGGATGTTTTAACACATAGTGTATGAAAAAAGTAGGACCGTTTTAATGATGTTGTTTTATAAATCCGGCTGCACACATTAAAGATGATGCACAGAACAGTGAATCCACCCCGTGGCTTAATTCACACGATTTCCACACGTCCATTCTGATAATGCAGTGAAACTCAGATCAAAGCAGACATTTCAGCATTCAGCCGTCTCTGCATCTCAAGTTCAGACAGATTACGGCACACCCAAACATCTGCTGCACATCACTTCAGTTTACCTGAGATAGGATTCAACAGCCTGTGACTCACTCAATCATCTCTCTGAGAAAAAGCAGAAGctttgattaataaattaaacagcTTCTAATGGCATCTGTGAATATATGACATGTTCAGAACTGATCTTTTAAGTTAGAGGCAGAACATTTAGCAGCAGCAACATAGTTTTGAAAAATATCGTCATTCCATTGGGCTTTGTGTGAGGCAGGGTTGTCACAAACCACGTAACTGGATCCAGACTCTTTCCAATTAGGTTTTTATTAACGTGGGTTTAGGCGCTACAGAAATGACAGCTGAGGAGAGCCGCTGAAATCCAGGAGAGAATTACTCACACATGACATCAGGAGCATCAGTTGACGTTTAACATTTAACACAGCACACAAATGGCATTCTATACAGGAGAGCACCCATCCACATCCTCCTGAAGAAAACCCTTCAGCATATGCtctattttaacatgtatttatcCAGCTGTTCATTAAAAACAAGCTGTTTGCTCAAGCACTAAAACAATCTAAATGATGGCACTTTGGTGGAAATAAAGCTGGCAGTCCAGGTGTAAAAGTGTCCGGAATTGGCAGAGATTGATATGAGTCAGACCCTGCGATCTTGCTGACACAGCTGATCAATAATTCAACACTGAAAAGTGGCACGACAGCCTTcagttcacattttatttttcttaaaaagcacaaaaaaaaaaaatactgggcTGTGAAACAATGAATTCTATTACAAATGGTTGACtggaaatatttgtaaatattaattgACAATTCACTTCTTATATAAAATTGGCAGctataatcaatcaatcaatcaatcttaaagattatgtaattaaaatgaatatagaataaaattcataataaaactaaatattttacgtatgttttatttaatccttaaaaaatttattacagttttcaccaaaaaaaatattaatcagcactaacgttttcaaaataaataataaatataaattcctTGAGTAGCTaattagcatattacaatgatttctgaaggatcatgtgacactgaatactggattaatgatgctgaaaaaattgTATTCCTGAAGaacaggaataaatgacttttttttttatttcaaatatatttttaaatatatttaaacagaaatatttattttaagttgtaataatatttcattatagcGATGCAGAGTGGTGAAGTTCCTGTTGTGGCAGGGATTTTGTGTGCCAGGCTGAGCTGCAAGAACAGCACTAAAAGCACAGTGTGTTCATGAGCTGACAAGAACTCAAGAGAGAACATCTGACCCCTGCAGAGAGCAGAACTCTGCGCACACTATTAGCACAGTGACTCAGGTCAAATTTCTGTCCACCTTTAAAACAATGGTCAAATTACCTTTTCTGATTGAGTTCTGAATCTGGGGGTTTAagctttttgtgcttttttttctctgtttgagAACAGCCTGATGCTGGGTGCTGAAAAGTGCACAGTCATATTAAATTAAATCTCACCTCTTAACACTCTTTATAAGAGTCACTGTTTCTCAGGCGTTGAGTATGGATCATCCTCATATGCACTCTGATCTAGTCAGATGCTCTTCTGTGttatacatttataaagaatCTACTACAAAAAGCACAACTACCATCATCTTAACCAGAATTCCTGCCACTCGGTTCACAGATCCTGCTAGAATAACTAACCCCGAGATGGGCTGCACTAAAGTTAGCACTTTTGGGAAAGCAGAATGACGTCAGCGGAGGATTTCTGCTGAGTCAGCAAGACACAACCCAAGTGATCTCCCAGCATTCCCTTGAACTCTACACCAGCACCAGCATTGGCTCCCGCTGCCCAGCCCTGGAATGAATGGCATTCTGTTTGACATCCTTGCAGCACTTTACACATTCTCACTCCCTACAGGCAAGAATGGTGTTACCAACTCTAATGCAGCCGTAAGGTGGGTGTATCTACTGCTTTCCATTCTATCATTTCAGCAATGGAGGAAGCAACTGCACCACAAGTGTTTGGGGCTTTGGTTAGCAGATGAGTGGAttggggcacacacacacacacgcacgcacacacacacaaacacacacacacacacatgcagtgactCCTCCATGACACTGATTTTGTTCCTGTGCCAATATAGGCACTGCAGCAGCAatcatttacataataaatatctCATTACAGAGACAGTAACTGGAACGCATTCATTAATCATATTTAAAGCCAATAGAGAGAGAGGGGACACGATGTTCCTGTAAAGAAACAGCTCTCTCTCTAGAAGATTTTTCAGTGTGAAGTACACTAGTATATTCGCTATAGCCATGATGGAGAAACAGACTGTGTTATAAAAGCAACAGTTGAATCAGTTCATATTTATAAAAGTCATTCCTTTGTCTATAttgtgtttgaaattattttcaaagtcaaagatttttttttcttttggggctACTAAAAAAATCAATGACAGAATTTGTCTGCAGTCTTATTCATAAGTCCTGAGAGAAGATTTTCTTTACAAAGTCAAAGTGAAGAGGGTCATTGCTATTAGAAAGTACATTTAATGTCTAATTAATCAAAGTTACATAAAACCTATAACATTAAATGTATACTAACTTATTGGTATATGTTCACATAACTgctgttataaaaacattttttaattaatatttataaaaaaatatgaatatatccATTTCTCTTTAATAATATCACAATTACTTGAATATAGGAgtgaatttttattaaataataaatcacatcCTCCTCCAGGAAACAAGGTTATTTGTAGcagaaaaacaaaagcacaaacatTAAACATTAGCAAGGGAGTTTCTGATTTTGAGATGATTGTGTTACACTCTAAAGCAGAAGTGgccaaacattttaatataaatgccCCAAAATTAGACTTGCTAGAGGACAGTGGGCCAAAAGTCCAACTatgctattttaaaatacattaaaattactactactaataataaagtcCAACTATGTCTTATTAAAATGgattaaatgtaaagaaaaatttacataaaaaaatacaattaaaaaaatgatgttaaaagtatatatgtatatagatgttagatagatagatagatagatagatagatagatagatagatagatagatagatagatagatagatagatagatagatagatagatagatagatagatagatagatagatagatagatagatagatagcaggaATGGTTTGGGTACCTTTCATCGCTGCTGTCGCCCTCTGCTGGTGTGAAGGTTAAGAGCATCGGTCCGGTTGAAACGCTATTAATTTACTGCATTGCAGCACCGGTCCGTTGTCACTCATTTTTGCATTGAGTCTGCACAGATCACTTCAcgaagaaaaaaacagaaaaaaattatcctAGTAGTTCGAAATATTAAACATTCGAAAAATACTAAAGTTCCTCTGAATACAAAACTTCATAGCTGTTTGAAAAATTAATATTCCATTAATACGTTTCAAAAACTAGTTCTAAATAGCTTTTAAGTCTACTAAAAGAGTATATTTccatcttatttttttcttaaattaattaaataaaggtaGAATGGAAGCTTAAACACATtccataaataaaatgagattattGGCACCAATCTGTAGCGCAGGGTACAGTGTGAATCCGACAATGCAATTACTATTACAGATCTCCTGATACTGTCCTTTTAGTTCATACAGAACAATAttatcttcattattattttttcaattcaaatatattatttgttgtGGGCAATTCCAATCAAATTCCACCTTAAGAACTAAAAGGGAGCATCCAGTGACCATCATCATTTCATTTGTATTTCTGTTAAGATTCGATAATAGCTTCCTGAATGAAACGAGGGACTTCTCAGTTTAAAGCAAATGAAAAGCGACAAACAAAAGACTCAATAAGACCAAGTAAAGAAAAGTTTATTTGCAACAATTTAAGGTTGGAAAATACAAAATTCAACTGATCTCCATTACCTTTTACTTCTTTCAGtactttttaattcataaaaaaaagaaggcTTGAATAGCTCTGATCCCAATATAGAAATAACATTACGTGATCATAAATAAATGATAGCAATAactaaacaaatgaatgaattaattaaaaaaggtctttccatgtatttacatttacatttacttaataGGAAAAACACCAAAAGATATGTCTTGTTTTCTgtgaaattaatcaaaaaagaataaaatatctGCCTATTGGCTCAGAAAATCAACTTCATTCATAGGGAAATATAAGTTTCATATACCATGTTGACATAATTTTCTTGTTTTACACATAAAATTACAAAGCTTACTTTTGTccaatttctcagaaaacaagacttaatttGTTGATATTGCACCTCAAGTAGATACATTGTGATTTAAGAAACTTGTATTAggagacaaaacaaaaatactgaggcAGATATACATTTTTGGCAATGCATCTGATAAGTAATGCCATGCCAGTATTTACGATTTTCCACtctgatttaaaaaaacttttttaaggcTTTGTGGAAGGGTGAATTTAGACTTTTTAAGAAACCTGTAGAATATTcacagaagaatttttttttttttaatttgtattcaaaatccacttgtttaaaatgtttgacaTCCTCTCGCTCCTGCACACATGCATAAATCCACAGCCCATCAGGGCAATTAGCGGACTGGCTGCTGGCAGTGCGTGTTCCGCATAAAAAGCTCTTCAAAAGTGTTTAAAGACATCGAGGGAAAATAAACTCCGGAACACAATGCACCACTAGCTTTCTCTACCCACAATGCCCCCACCAAGGTCCATAGCACAATCCAGTGTGGTTACACTGTGGTTTGGTTCTGGAGAACACTGACCTCGTGCCATTCCTGGGTTACAGGAGCACTGGAGCGTTCCACAGCCCTCAAAAAGCGGATATCCGAAAAGCCCAGTCCAGCCCTCGGGGCCTTTTATAGAGAGCACAGGAAGTACAATCAGTACCCACAAATGAAACACCTATAATTATGAGCTGTTGAGTTGAAGAGATCAGCATTAGCATGTGCTCTCCGAAAGTCACTCTATAAATACACCTCTTCACCACCACCACATACTCCAACACTTACAGGATGTTACCTTACTTCCTTATTTTGATATTTCAAGACAAACACCGCTCACACAGTGCTGGAAATAAAACTCTTCTTTTCACCATTGGCAACATTATGAATTCAAACGAAAATTGGATTCTGATATAATTAGCAGTAGCACAATGTGGTTTCTTAATGCTCCATTAGTGTTGTGCTGTGATTAATGAAGGTGCGAAGCGAAGCATATTGGCTGCTCATCTCACAAGGCCCATGAGAGCGCTGCTGTGTCATCAAACTACAGCCCCCTGAGACTCGACTATCACTGTGGGCTATACAGCATTAATAGCACACATTCTGAACTAGAAGCTCTGCTTTCAGAGGTGGTGATAGGGGAGTTTTACCCACAATGCAATTACAACTTCCTCTTCAGGCAAAAACCCATATTTGTAGAAGCTCACCATCAGTTTCCTCAGATGTGGAGTGAAACACTTCCAGTGA
The DNA window shown above is from Carassius carassius chromosome 26, fCarCar2.1, whole genome shotgun sequence and carries:
- the LOC132105530 gene encoding fibroblast growth factor 6-like; amino-acid sequence: MAIAQRLLISMSCEANAQHWPRTAVLLLGLLLFGIVSSSPLPSRTNRTTLLEKRWESLFSRSVLGISGERPEANWENDYLLGIKRVRRLYCNVGIGFHLQVLPDGKINGVHNENQYSLTEISTVARGVVSLYGVKSKMFVAMNNRGRLYGTATFKDECKFKETLLPNNYNAYESSVYKGFYVALSKHGRVKRGNKATTAMTVTHFLPRI